The Cryptosporangium minutisporangium genome includes a region encoding these proteins:
- the asnB gene encoding asparagine synthase (glutamine-hydrolyzing), with product MCGLLTYVSSCGDASHQRDGVAAALESIHHRGPDETGVRVSGDDVVLGFKRLAFIDVENSHQPLEYADGRYVITFNGEIYNYLDLRKQLAEVGASFATEGDTEAIVAAYHYWGPEFVSRLRGMFAFIIWDRFERTAFAARDHFGIKPLHYTVTPTGIYVSSEKKALLPFSAAARSGDAGLDPAALSHYLTLQYVPEPGTLHRDINRLESGESLTWKPGQEVVRNRYFRPDFRPTPTSSPERLFAEIRDVLRESVGLHLQSEVPVGAFLSSGIDSTAIVALAREHKPDILTFTAGYEVDGYSEITVAEQSAKWLGVKNFPALITANDMMESLPRIVWHLDDPVADPALVPLYFVAKKASEQVTAVLSGEGADEFFGGYGIYREPLSLKPITSLPDPLQKGLRAVSKVIPEGVKGKSFLERGTTPLQERYYGNARIFTEPEKQKLMRHYDSSVQYTDVTEQHYRDAAYLDDVTQMQYIDLYTWLRGDILVKADRMTMAHSLEGRVPFLDVGVFDIARKIPQELKVTSKGIRKYALRQALEQVVPPQIVNRPKLGFPVPTRVWLKGLMYDWARGILADSKAGDLLDLQYVDRLLQAHRAGEADNSRKVWTVLVFCVWHSIFVEGRIDPRPAPAESQLLTKRAIRQR from the coding sequence ATGTGCGGTCTGCTCACCTACGTCAGTTCCTGCGGCGACGCCTCCCACCAGCGCGACGGGGTGGCTGCCGCGTTGGAGAGCATTCACCACCGGGGCCCGGACGAAACCGGGGTCCGGGTGTCCGGCGACGACGTGGTGCTGGGCTTCAAACGGCTCGCGTTCATCGACGTCGAGAACTCGCACCAGCCGTTGGAGTACGCCGACGGCCGGTACGTCATCACGTTCAACGGCGAGATCTACAACTACCTCGACCTGCGCAAGCAGCTCGCCGAGGTCGGCGCGTCGTTCGCCACCGAGGGCGACACCGAGGCGATCGTCGCGGCCTACCACTACTGGGGTCCGGAGTTCGTCAGTCGACTCCGCGGCATGTTCGCGTTCATCATCTGGGACCGGTTCGAGCGCACCGCGTTCGCCGCCAGGGACCACTTCGGCATCAAGCCGCTGCACTACACGGTGACCCCGACCGGGATCTACGTCTCCAGCGAGAAGAAGGCGCTGCTGCCGTTCTCCGCCGCGGCCCGCTCCGGTGACGCCGGCCTCGACCCCGCGGCGCTCTCCCACTACCTGACGCTGCAGTACGTGCCCGAGCCGGGCACGCTGCACCGGGACATCAACCGGCTGGAGAGCGGCGAGTCGCTCACCTGGAAGCCCGGCCAGGAGGTCGTCCGCAACCGGTACTTCCGGCCCGACTTCCGGCCGACGCCGACGTCCTCGCCGGAGCGGTTGTTCGCCGAGATCCGGGACGTGCTGCGCGAGTCGGTCGGCCTGCACCTGCAGAGCGAGGTGCCGGTCGGCGCGTTCCTCTCCAGCGGTATCGACTCGACCGCGATCGTCGCGCTGGCCCGCGAACACAAGCCGGACATCCTGACGTTCACCGCCGGCTACGAGGTCGACGGGTACTCCGAGATCACGGTCGCGGAGCAGTCCGCCAAGTGGCTCGGGGTGAAGAACTTCCCGGCGCTGATCACCGCGAACGACATGATGGAGTCGCTGCCGCGGATCGTCTGGCACCTCGACGACCCGGTGGCCGACCCGGCGCTGGTGCCGCTGTACTTCGTCGCGAAGAAGGCGTCCGAGCAGGTGACCGCCGTGCTCTCCGGCGAGGGCGCGGACGAGTTCTTCGGCGGCTACGGCATCTACCGCGAGCCGCTCTCGCTCAAGCCGATCACGTCGCTGCCCGACCCGCTGCAGAAGGGGCTGCGGGCGGTCAGCAAGGTGATCCCGGAGGGCGTCAAGGGCAAGAGCTTCCTCGAGCGGGGCACCACGCCGCTGCAGGAGCGCTACTACGGCAACGCGCGGATCTTCACCGAGCCCGAGAAGCAGAAGCTCATGCGGCACTACGACTCGAGCGTGCAGTACACCGACGTCACCGAGCAGCACTACCGGGACGCCGCCTACCTCGACGACGTCACCCAGATGCAGTACATCGACCTCTACACCTGGCTGCGCGGCGACATCCTGGTGAAGGCCGACCGGATGACGATGGCGCACTCACTGGAAGGCCGGGTGCCGTTCCTCGACGTCGGTGTGTTCGACATCGCGCGGAAGATCCCGCAGGAACTCAAGGTCACCAGCAAGGGCATCCGGAAGTACGCGCTGCGGCAGGCGCTGGAGCAGGTCGTGCCGCCGCAGATCGTCAACCGGCCGAAGCTGGGCTTCCCGGTGCCGACCCGGGTCTGGCTCAAGGGCCTGATGTACGACTGGGCGCGCGGCATCCTGGCCGACTCGAAGGCGGGGGACCTGCTCGACCTGCAGTACGTCGACCGGTTGTTGCAGGCGCACCGGGCCGGGGAGGCGGACAACTCCCGCAAGGTGTGGACGGTGCTGGTGTTCTGCGTCTGGCACTCGATCTTCGTCGAGGGCCGGATCGACCCCCGTCCCGCACCCGCGGAGTCCCAGCTCCTCACCAAGCGCGCGATCCGCCAGCGGTAG
- a CDS encoding helix-turn-helix domain-containing protein, with protein MPKVSQLHLDARRQEILAGARACFARHGYEGATVRRLEEETGLSRGAIFHHFRDKESLFLAVAEDDAAEMAAVVAEQGLVQVMRNLLDDEFSPEQAGWLGTQLEVSRRLRTDKDFAARWAARSEAISQATHDRLTRQREAGVLRDDVDLETLQRFLELALDGLVLHLAMGRPAAKLGAVLNLVEEAVRRR; from the coding sequence ATGCCCAAGGTCAGTCAGCTGCACCTCGACGCCCGTCGGCAAGAAATCCTCGCCGGCGCCAGGGCGTGTTTCGCCCGACACGGTTACGAGGGTGCGACGGTCCGTCGGTTGGAGGAGGAGACCGGCCTGTCCCGTGGAGCCATTTTCCACCACTTCCGGGACAAGGAGTCGCTGTTTCTCGCGGTTGCCGAGGACGACGCCGCCGAGATGGCGGCGGTCGTGGCCGAGCAGGGCTTGGTCCAGGTCATGCGGAACCTGCTCGACGACGAGTTCAGCCCGGAGCAGGCCGGGTGGCTCGGCACGCAGCTGGAGGTGTCGCGTCGGCTCCGCACCGACAAGGACTTCGCCGCCCGCTGGGCCGCGCGCTCGGAGGCGATCTCGCAGGCCACACACGACCGGCTGACCCGGCAGCGCGAGGCAGGCGTGCTGCGCGACGACGTCGATCTGGAGACGCTGCAGCGGTTCCTGGAGCTCGCCCTGGACGGTCTCGTCCTCCACCTGGCGATGGGCCGCCCCGCCGCCAAGCTCGGCGCCGTCTTGAACCTCGTCGAAGAAGCCGTCCGCCGCCGCTAG
- a CDS encoding cytochrome b: MDETDTPRSAAAPRKRGDEAVAAAARAVTPVRALLNRVFPDHWSFLLGQIAVYSFVVLVVTGTFLALFFQPSMEEVVYDGSYTRLQGTTMSAAYASTLDLSFDVRGGLFLRQLHHWAAMLFLASIVLYLLRVFFTGAFRKPRRAQWVVSLLLFWTGLFTSYTGYMVLDDGLSASGMRILSAILMSVPVVGTWLATSVFGGEYPGEVIIGRLYLLHLLLPVLLVVLAGVLAALRFGQKPAQWRGPHRTSANVVGQRAFPQYVTKQVGLFMVVCAVLALLGGLFQINPIWLFGPSHAAVSAALSQPAWYVMFLDGAVRLMPPWEVTIPIGAGYVVPPLFWAAVVLPTILVVLPMAYPAIEARVRRDRREHHLLDRPRDAPSRTAAGVMALTFYLVLTLAGAGDAIALTFDISTNAVTWAGRIGLLLLPAVAYWVTDRICLGLQQHDRQVLAHGVETGIIRRMPDGAYTEIHQPLAPPDDQGRTELPYAGWAVPKKVNRLGALRPTGSGFFTPIERPATSRDLEPVPPTAVDPETAEGRR, translated from the coding sequence ATGGACGAAACCGACACACCGCGATCTGCCGCGGCCCCGCGGAAGCGAGGCGACGAGGCGGTGGCCGCCGCGGCGCGCGCCGTCACACCGGTGCGCGCGCTGCTCAACCGGGTCTTCCCCGATCACTGGTCGTTCCTGCTGGGTCAGATCGCGGTGTACTCATTCGTCGTGCTGGTCGTCACCGGCACCTTCCTCGCGCTGTTCTTCCAGCCGTCGATGGAGGAGGTCGTGTACGACGGCTCGTACACGCGGCTACAAGGGACGACCATGTCCGCGGCGTACGCCTCGACGCTGGACCTCTCGTTCGACGTCCGCGGTGGTCTCTTCCTGCGTCAGCTGCACCACTGGGCGGCGATGCTGTTCCTGGCGTCGATCGTGCTGTACCTGCTGCGGGTCTTCTTCACCGGCGCGTTCCGCAAGCCGCGGAGGGCGCAGTGGGTGGTCAGCCTGCTGCTGTTCTGGACCGGCCTGTTCACCAGCTACACCGGCTACATGGTCCTGGACGACGGCCTCTCCGCGTCCGGCATGCGAATCCTGTCGGCGATCCTCATGTCGGTGCCCGTGGTCGGCACCTGGCTGGCGACGTCGGTCTTCGGCGGCGAGTACCCGGGCGAGGTGATCATCGGTCGCCTGTACCTCCTCCACCTGCTGCTGCCCGTACTTCTGGTCGTGCTGGCGGGCGTCCTGGCGGCACTGCGGTTCGGGCAGAAGCCCGCCCAGTGGCGGGGCCCGCACCGCACGAGCGCGAACGTTGTGGGCCAGCGCGCCTTCCCGCAGTACGTCACGAAGCAGGTCGGACTGTTCATGGTCGTCTGCGCCGTGCTCGCGTTGCTCGGTGGCCTCTTCCAGATCAACCCGATCTGGCTCTTCGGGCCGTCGCACGCCGCGGTCTCGGCGGCGTTGTCGCAGCCAGCCTGGTACGTCATGTTCCTCGACGGCGCGGTCCGGCTCATGCCGCCCTGGGAGGTCACGATCCCGATCGGGGCCGGGTACGTCGTCCCGCCGCTGTTCTGGGCGGCGGTGGTGCTGCCCACGATCCTGGTCGTGCTGCCGATGGCGTACCCGGCCATCGAGGCCCGGGTGCGGCGGGACCGGCGAGAGCATCACCTGCTCGACCGCCCCCGGGACGCCCCGAGCCGCACCGCTGCGGGTGTCATGGCCCTCACCTTCTACCTCGTGCTGACGCTCGCCGGTGCCGGCGACGCCATCGCCCTGACGTTCGACATCAGCACGAACGCGGTCACCTGGGCGGGCCGGATCGGCTTACTGCTCCTGCCCGCGGTGGCGTACTGGGTCACCGACCGCATCTGTCTGGGACTCCAGCAGCACGACCGGCAGGTGCTGGCGCACGGCGTCGAGACGGGCATCATCCGCCGCATGCCGGACGGTGCGTACACGGAGATCCACCAGCCGCTCGCGCCGCCCGACGACCAGGGGCGTACCGAACTGCCCTACGCCGGCTGGGCGGTCCCGAAGAAGGTGAACCGTCTCGGTGCGCTCCGGCCCACAGGAAGCGGCTTCTTCACGCCGATCGAGCGGCCGGCGACGAGCCGCGACCTGGAGCCGGTGCCACCCACCGCGGTCGACCCGGAGACCGCCGAGGGGAGGCGGTGA
- a CDS encoding aminopeptidase P family protein — protein sequence MRTGWAEAPSGPMAPEPAARYTAARRALLAERFPGETLVVPSGTAKVRNNDSSYEFRPGSDLAWLTTCYEQDAVLIAGPEDATLYVRVRASRESDEFFRSRGGELWVGPRRSAEEWTAALGLPCASLDDLEKALAELDPVSTRVLRGFDGRVDAAVEPVDDGLRDGQLAAALGELRLVKDAWEVEQLRDAVDATVRGFADVVRALPADRESSERLVDGVFGLRARHDGNTVGYGTIAAAGAHACTLHWWRNDGVCRPGELLLLDAGVENRHLYTADITRTVPVAGRFSPVQRRVYEAVLAAQEAGIAVIRPGVAWRDIHRACMRVIAGALAEWGLLPISAAESLDDEVGLHRRWTLHASGHMLGLDVHDCAKARAETYLDGVLAAGNVLTVEPGLYFQPDDLMVPPEYRGIGVRIEDDVLVTEDGAEVLSAALPRDPDAVEAWMAAERAAGVRLPA from the coding sequence ATGCGCACCGGCTGGGCGGAGGCGCCGTCCGGCCCGATGGCGCCGGAGCCCGCTGCGCGCTACACGGCGGCCCGCCGCGCCCTACTGGCCGAACGGTTCCCCGGGGAGACGCTCGTCGTCCCGAGCGGCACCGCGAAGGTGCGCAACAACGACTCCTCGTACGAGTTCCGCCCCGGCTCCGACCTGGCCTGGCTCACGACCTGCTACGAACAGGACGCGGTGCTGATCGCCGGCCCGGAGGACGCCACGCTCTACGTCCGGGTGCGGGCCTCACGCGAGTCCGACGAGTTCTTCCGTAGCCGGGGCGGCGAGCTCTGGGTCGGTCCGCGGCGCTCGGCGGAGGAGTGGACGGCGGCGCTCGGCCTGCCCTGCGCCTCGCTGGACGACCTGGAGAAGGCACTCGCCGAGCTCGACCCGGTGAGCACCCGGGTCCTGCGGGGGTTCGACGGACGGGTGGACGCTGCGGTCGAACCCGTCGACGACGGCCTGCGCGACGGCCAGCTCGCCGCGGCGCTCGGCGAACTGCGTCTGGTCAAGGACGCGTGGGAGGTCGAGCAGCTGCGGGACGCCGTGGACGCGACCGTCCGCGGTTTCGCCGACGTCGTCCGCGCGCTCCCGGCGGACCGCGAGTCGTCCGAGCGCCTGGTCGACGGCGTCTTCGGGCTCCGGGCGCGGCACGACGGCAACACGGTCGGCTACGGCACGATCGCCGCCGCCGGTGCGCACGCCTGCACGCTGCACTGGTGGCGCAACGACGGCGTGTGCCGTCCCGGTGAACTGCTCCTGCTGGACGCCGGGGTCGAGAACCGCCACCTCTACACCGCCGACATCACCCGCACCGTTCCGGTCGCCGGGCGGTTCTCCCCGGTCCAACGCCGCGTCTACGAGGCGGTGCTGGCCGCGCAAGAAGCCGGGATCGCCGTGATCCGGCCGGGCGTGGCCTGGCGGGACATCCACCGGGCGTGCATGCGCGTCATCGCCGGAGCGCTCGCCGAGTGGGGCCTGCTGCCGATCTCTGCCGCCGAGTCCCTCGACGACGAGGTGGGACTGCACCGGCGCTGGACGCTGCACGCGTCCGGACACATGTTGGGGCTGGACGTGCACGACTGCGCGAAGGCCAGGGCGGAGACCTATCTGGACGGTGTGCTCGCGGCGGGCAACGTGCTCACGGTCGAGCCCGGCCTGTACTTCCAACCCGACGACCTGATGGTGCCGCCGGAGTACCGCGGTATCGGCGTCCGCATCGAGGACGACGTCCTGGTCACCGAGGACGGCGCCGAGGTGCTGTCGGCGGCGCTGCCGCGCGATCCGGACGCGGTCGAGGCGTGGATGGCCGCGGAGCGGGCCGCCGGGGTCCGCCTGCCCGCCTGA
- a CDS encoding alpha/beta fold hydrolase, whose amino-acid sequence MTLHPAQSDAIPQTIDSMVFGATGFIGRWLLLELLGQGRVVAAAVRGGAGSAARLRDWLREHGADDGALTTIDTDLSRERLARAADEEILGSVRDVFNVAGRYQFGMAPDEARRANVDGALNVLGWGAGLPRLRRLVHLSGYRVSVPEARYPWSANESRERYRRLGAYEASKVEADAALRVVAAREAVPLTLVNPSTVVGHSVTGEAEQYIGLATTVRDLWNGGLPALAGSRRTFVPVVTVDYLARFMAAVPLHDEGPLTAHWVLDGATPDFPDLVAELVTHLGVSAPRRIVPVGLVRRLPKALTRVEPETLSFLSEDRYDTASADRIAAAAGLSQPPVGDVLRRWADRLVADRFGAAPSPVPGGFHLVAGGRTYLAGERSAPRFVLLHGLPLDGESWQGLLSHLDGAALRADLPGLGRSSPTTATAAQWLTELLSPVRTRPTLVAHSAAAGAALSYANAHPDRVSRLVLVSPYFLQRRPSRLLRTVMVGTTMLRHATAGQLTNSLLGEHLDVAPAATAVSGQDAAHQAIASVAANLRRPGVARRTARWLRDAQREAERSRLRHLLRSCPVPVQLIVGDRDPLVEGNDEHDVATIPDAGHHPHLSHPAQLGAAINARANESAGRARPTPSGARD is encoded by the coding sequence GTGACGCTGCATCCTGCCCAGTCCGACGCCATCCCTCAGACGATCGACTCGATGGTGTTCGGAGCCACCGGGTTCATCGGCCGCTGGCTGCTGCTGGAGTTGCTCGGCCAGGGCCGGGTCGTCGCCGCAGCCGTTCGCGGCGGAGCCGGCAGCGCAGCACGACTGCGTGACTGGCTGCGAGAGCACGGCGCCGACGACGGCGCGCTCACCACGATCGACACCGATCTGAGCCGCGAACGACTGGCGCGCGCGGCCGACGAGGAGATCCTCGGCTCCGTTCGCGACGTGTTCAACGTGGCCGGCCGGTACCAGTTCGGCATGGCGCCCGACGAGGCGCGCCGAGCCAACGTGGACGGTGCGCTGAACGTCCTGGGCTGGGGCGCCGGTCTGCCGCGGCTACGTCGGCTCGTCCACCTGTCCGGCTACCGGGTGAGCGTCCCAGAGGCGCGATATCCGTGGTCGGCGAACGAATCGCGCGAGCGCTACCGGCGTCTCGGCGCCTACGAGGCGTCCAAGGTCGAAGCCGACGCGGCGCTGCGGGTCGTGGCCGCCCGAGAGGCGGTGCCGTTGACGCTGGTCAACCCGAGCACGGTCGTGGGTCACTCCGTCACCGGCGAGGCGGAGCAGTACATCGGGCTCGCCACGACCGTGCGCGACCTCTGGAACGGTGGGCTCCCGGCGCTGGCCGGCTCCCGGCGCACCTTCGTGCCGGTGGTGACGGTCGACTATCTGGCACGGTTCATGGCCGCGGTTCCGCTGCACGACGAGGGCCCACTGACGGCGCATTGGGTTCTCGACGGCGCGACACCGGACTTCCCGGATCTCGTGGCAGAGCTCGTCACCCACCTGGGAGTGTCGGCGCCCCGGCGCATCGTGCCCGTCGGCCTGGTGCGCCGATTACCGAAGGCGCTCACCCGCGTGGAGCCGGAGACACTGTCGTTTCTCTCCGAGGACCGGTACGACACGGCATCGGCCGACCGGATCGCCGCGGCGGCTGGATTGTCCCAACCGCCCGTCGGAGACGTCCTGCGACGCTGGGCCGACCGGCTCGTCGCCGACCGGTTCGGCGCAGCACCGAGCCCGGTCCCCGGCGGCTTCCACCTCGTCGCCGGCGGCCGCACCTACCTGGCCGGAGAGCGCAGCGCACCGCGGTTCGTCCTCCTGCACGGCCTACCCCTCGACGGCGAATCGTGGCAGGGCCTCCTGTCCCATCTCGACGGCGCGGCGCTGCGCGCGGACCTTCCCGGCCTGGGCCGATCGTCACCGACCACGGCAACCGCGGCACAGTGGCTGACCGAGCTGCTGAGCCCGGTACGGACCCGTCCGACGCTCGTCGCCCACTCCGCTGCCGCTGGGGCGGCGCTGAGTTACGCCAACGCCCATCCGGACCGGGTATCCCGACTGGTTCTGGTATCGCCGTACTTCCTGCAGCGACGTCCCTCCCGATTGCTGCGGACCGTCATGGTCGGGACGACGATGCTGCGGCACGCGACCGCCGGTCAGCTCACCAATTCCCTGCTCGGAGAGCACCTCGACGTGGCACCAGCCGCGACGGCCGTTTCCGGTCAGGACGCCGCCCACCAGGCGATCGCCAGCGTGGCGGCGAATCTGCGACGACCAGGTGTGGCACGCCGGACCGCCCGGTGGCTACGGGACGCTCAGCGGGAGGCCGAGCGGTCGAGGCTGCGTCACCTACTGCGCTCCTGCCCCGTGCCCGTCCAGCTCATCGTCGGCGACCGCGATCCGCTCGTCGAGGGGAACGACGAGCACGACGTCGCGACCATTCCCGACGCGGGCCATCACCCTCACCTCAGCCACCCGGCCCAGCTCGGCGCAGCCATCAACGCGCGCGCGAACGAGTCGGCAGGACGTGCTCGCCCCACACCTTCCGGCGCACGGGACTGA
- a CDS encoding aconitate hydratase, with protein sequence MDSFGSAGSLTVGDEEYQIFRLSAVEGLQEKIARLPYSLKVLLENLLRTEDGANVTADHIRALANWDPEAEPDTEIQFTPARVVMQDFTGVPCVVDLATMREAVAELGGDPAKINPLAPAELVIDHSVIADVFGAANAFARNVELEYERNFERYQFLRWGQGAFNEFKVVPPGTGIVHQVNIEHLARVVMVRGDANTAYPDTCVGTDSHTTMVNGLGVLGWGVGGIEAEAAMLGQPVSMLIPRVVGFKLHGELPEGTTATDLVLTITEMLRKHGVVGKFVEFYGPGVTAVPLANRATIGNMSPEFGSTAAIFPIDDETVTYLRLTGRSEQQLALVEAYAKEQGMWHDPSVEPVFSEYLELDLSTIVPSIAGPKRPQDRIVLAEAKAQWRGDIRNYVGDEDQYVGGPADEASEESFPASDSPANGRNTEADKPHHGAPGPNGRPSRKVPVTMADGTTFELDHGAVVIAAITSCTNTSNPSVMIGAALLAKKAVERGLTRKPWVKTTLAPGSQVVSDYYDRAGLTPYLDKIGFNLVGYGCTTCIGNSGPLQDEISAAINEADLAVAAVLSGNRNFEGRINPDIKTNYLASPPLVVAYALAGSMDIDITTEPLGTGSDGKPVYLSDIWPSPQEVEEVIASAIHSEMFSRGYADVFAGDERWQNLPTPTGNTFEWDTESTYVRKPPYFEGLSRDTTPVTDISGARVLLKLGDSVTTDHISPAGAIKADSPAGKYLTEHGVERRDFNSYGSRRGNHEVMIRGTFANIRLRNQIAPGTEGGFTRDFSSDGSVTTVYDAAQNYAAAGTPLVVLAGKEYGSGSSRDWAAKGTALLGVKTVIAESYERIHRSNLIGMGVLPLQFPTGESAESLGLTGEETFSFTGVTELNNGTTPRTVKVSTDTGVEFDAVVRIDTPGEADYYRHGGIMQYVLRSLLG encoded by the coding sequence ATCGACAGTTTCGGGTCGGCCGGCTCGCTCACGGTCGGCGACGAGGAGTACCAGATCTTCCGGCTGAGTGCCGTCGAGGGTCTCCAGGAGAAGATCGCCCGCCTGCCGTATTCGCTCAAGGTGCTGCTCGAGAACCTGCTGCGGACCGAGGACGGCGCGAACGTCACCGCCGACCACATCCGCGCGCTGGCGAACTGGGATCCGGAGGCTGAGCCGGACACCGAAATCCAGTTCACGCCCGCCCGGGTCGTGATGCAGGACTTCACCGGCGTCCCGTGCGTGGTCGACCTGGCCACGATGCGCGAGGCGGTCGCGGAGCTCGGCGGCGACCCGGCGAAGATCAACCCGCTCGCGCCGGCCGAGCTGGTCATCGACCACTCGGTCATCGCCGACGTGTTCGGTGCGGCGAATGCTTTCGCGCGCAACGTCGAGCTGGAGTACGAGCGCAACTTCGAGCGCTACCAGTTCCTGCGCTGGGGCCAGGGCGCGTTCAACGAGTTCAAGGTGGTCCCGCCGGGCACCGGCATCGTCCACCAGGTGAACATCGAGCACCTGGCACGGGTCGTGATGGTCCGCGGCGACGCGAACACCGCCTACCCCGACACCTGCGTCGGCACCGACTCGCACACCACGATGGTCAACGGGCTGGGCGTCCTGGGCTGGGGCGTCGGCGGCATCGAGGCCGAGGCCGCGATGCTCGGCCAGCCGGTGAGCATGCTGATCCCGCGGGTCGTCGGCTTCAAGCTGCACGGCGAGCTGCCCGAGGGCACCACCGCCACCGACCTCGTGCTGACGATCACCGAGATGCTGCGCAAGCACGGTGTCGTCGGCAAGTTCGTCGAGTTCTACGGGCCCGGCGTCACCGCGGTCCCGCTGGCGAACCGGGCCACGATCGGCAACATGAGCCCGGAGTTCGGCTCCACCGCCGCGATCTTCCCGATCGACGACGAGACCGTGACCTACCTGCGGCTGACCGGCCGGTCCGAGCAGCAACTCGCGCTGGTCGAGGCGTACGCCAAGGAACAGGGCATGTGGCACGACCCGTCGGTCGAGCCGGTGTTCTCCGAGTACCTCGAGCTGGACCTGTCGACGATCGTGCCGTCGATCGCCGGGCCGAAGCGCCCGCAGGACCGGATCGTGCTGGCCGAGGCGAAGGCCCAGTGGCGCGGCGACATCCGCAACTACGTCGGCGACGAGGACCAGTACGTCGGGGGCCCTGCGGACGAGGCGTCCGAGGAGTCGTTCCCGGCGTCGGACTCCCCCGCCAACGGTCGCAACACCGAGGCCGACAAGCCGCACCACGGCGCTCCCGGCCCGAACGGCCGCCCGTCGCGCAAGGTGCCGGTGACGATGGCCGACGGCACCACGTTCGAGCTGGACCACGGTGCCGTCGTGATCGCGGCGATCACCTCCTGCACGAACACCTCGAACCCGTCGGTGATGATCGGCGCGGCACTGCTGGCGAAGAAGGCCGTCGAGCGGGGCCTGACCCGCAAGCCGTGGGTGAAGACGACGCTGGCTCCGGGGTCGCAGGTCGTCAGCGACTACTACGACCGGGCCGGGCTCACGCCGTACCTGGACAAGATCGGCTTCAACCTGGTCGGTTACGGCTGCACCACGTGCATCGGCAACTCCGGCCCGCTGCAGGACGAGATCTCCGCCGCGATCAACGAGGCCGACCTGGCCGTCGCCGCGGTGCTGTCCGGCAACCGTAACTTCGAGGGCCGGATCAACCCGGACATCAAGACGAACTACCTGGCGTCCCCGCCGCTCGTGGTGGCGTACGCGCTGGCCGGGTCGATGGACATCGACATCACCACCGAGCCGCTGGGCACCGGGTCCGACGGCAAGCCGGTCTACCTCTCCGACATCTGGCCCTCGCCGCAGGAGGTCGAGGAGGTCATCGCCTCCGCGATCCACAGCGAGATGTTCTCCCGTGGCTACGCGGACGTCTTCGCCGGTGACGAGCGCTGGCAGAACCTGCCGACGCCGACCGGGAACACGTTCGAGTGGGACACCGAGTCGACGTACGTGCGGAAGCCCCCGTACTTCGAGGGGCTCTCCCGCGACACGACGCCGGTGACCGACATCTCCGGCGCCCGGGTGCTGCTCAAGCTCGGCGACTCGGTGACGACCGACCACATCTCCCCCGCCGGGGCGATCAAGGCGGACTCGCCGGCCGGCAAGTACCTCACCGAGCACGGTGTGGAGCGGCGGGACTTCAACTCGTACGGGTCGCGGCGCGGCAACCACGAGGTGATGATTCGCGGCACGTTCGCGAACATCCGGCTGCGGAACCAGATCGCGCCCGGCACCGAGGGTGGGTTCACCCGGGACTTCTCGTCGGATGGCTCCGTCACGACCGTGTACGACGCCGCGCAGAACTACGCGGCCGCGGGAACGCCGCTGGTGGTGCTCGCGGGCAAGGAGTACGGCTCGGGGTCGTCGCGTGACTGGGCGGCGAAGGGCACCGCGCTGCTCGGCGTCAAGACCGTGATCGCGGAGTCGTACGAGCGGATCCACCGGTCGAACCTGATCGGCATGGGCGTGCTGCCGCTGCAGTTCCCGACCGGGGAGTCGGCGGAGTCGCTCGGGCTGACCGGTGAGGAGACGTTCTCGTTCACCGGCGTCACGGAGCTGAACAACGGCACCACGCCGCGGACGGTGAAGGTCAGCACGGACACCGGCGTCGAGTTCGACGCGGTGGTGCGGATCGACACGCCGGGTGAGGCCGACTACTACCGGCACGGCGGGATCATGCAGTACGTGCTGCGCAGCCTGCTGGGCTGA
- a CDS encoding TetR/AcrR family transcriptional regulator yields the protein MGAKGRETRTRLVSTARTLIEAQGYFGTGLNQILAESGAPRGSLYFHFPGGKDQLVAAALSDAGDEVAALIRELEANAPTALALAQQLIDVFAERMHASGYTKGCPLATVALEVAASNDALQSVCAEAYLGWQQLLASRLIAEGSDPAKAEDLASSVLALVEGALLLGRARRSVQPLEQVRRVVETLLG from the coding sequence ATGGGTGCGAAGGGTCGGGAAACACGAACGCGGCTCGTCAGCACGGCCCGGACGCTGATCGAGGCGCAAGGCTACTTCGGTACCGGTTTGAACCAGATCCTGGCCGAGAGCGGCGCGCCGCGCGGCTCCCTGTACTTCCACTTCCCCGGCGGCAAGGACCAATTGGTCGCGGCGGCGCTGAGTGACGCCGGCGACGAGGTCGCTGCGCTGATCCGGGAACTGGAGGCGAATGCGCCCACCGCACTGGCGTTGGCGCAGCAGCTGATCGACGTGTTCGCCGAGCGGATGCACGCGTCCGGTTACACCAAAGGCTGCCCATTGGCGACGGTGGCGCTGGAGGTCGCCGCGTCGAACGACGCCCTGCAGAGTGTCTGCGCGGAGGCGTATCTGGGGTGGCAGCAGCTCCTTGCGAGCCGGCTGATCGCGGAAGGTTCTGACCCCGCGAAGGCCGAGGACCTCGCGTCGTCAGTGCTGGCTCTGGTCGAGGGTGCACTGCTTCTCGGCCGTGCCCGACGCAGTGTTCAACCGCTGGAACAAGTGCGACGAGTGGTCGAGACGCTGCTCGGCTGA